The genomic stretch AAATCCATATTGGCCGCCGGTTTTCTGGCGATGATAATATATTCATTTTCAGGATTGATTTGGCTTTCTAATTCATGGAATGATTGTCTTATGTAACGTTTAATTCGATTTCGACAGACAGCGTTTCCAATTTTTTTACTAACTGATAAACCAATTCGAAAATGATTCGATCCTTCTTGCTTTAAAGTATAAACAACAAATTGACGGTTAGCAAAAGATTTTCCTCTTCGGAATACTTTTTGAAAATCGTCATTTTTTT from Listeria monocytogenes ATCC 19117 encodes the following:
- the rnpA gene encoding ribonuclease P protein component; its protein translation is MKKKYRIKKNDDFQKVFRRGKSFANRQFVVYTLKQEGSNHFRIGLSVSKKIGNAVCRNRIKRYIRQSFHELESQINPENEYIIIARKPAANMDFHEVKKSLIHVLKVGRVLKQKPNNSK